The nucleotide sequence attcagaACAAAACAAggaacatttttttttgcaaatTTTTAAGAAAGCGACGGCGCAAAATTTTATGCATACACTTCGCCATTCgcttaattatattttattattttattttatttttttttttattttattatttttttttttttggtgGTGTTGCTCCCATATCCAGGTTTTATTctcttttatttgttttcatcaactttattatttttctttcataaatataggaaactaataaaaaatattatattatattatatatattaaattgtgatattttattatgcttactgcttttaaaaataaatgcatatgaaaatatataatacttccacaatgatatattttttccaataaataaaaagagaACAGTTATAATTTCTGAAGAATGTAtaaagaacaaaaaaaaattgaaatagTAATATTAGCGTAAATTATTATGGAACAAGGGAATAATTTAAAGCGCATGAGCAAAAAATAACTACTGCCGTCcaagaataaaataaagcaaaataaaaaacatattgaaaaaaaatatatatataacaaattattCTTAAAGTCTATAAATACTAAAATATAGGttaatcatataaatataaaacaaaagagATAATTTAAACGTTTATTAACACCATTTAACGTCATAcaaatttatgtatatctGATAGagtttatgaatatattaaaaataataataataaatccatataatatataaattagtTTGTTTAGACTaatttccattttataAGTGAAAGAAATGCTTTAAGaattatcataaaattGACAAAAATGCATTTAGATACAGATCAAGTAAACGGTAATGTTGGCAATATTCCTGATGAGGGCTATAGTAGAAATGATAGTCTGGTGAAGagtaaaaattataagcATGAATCTATGCATGAAAAAACTCGagttattattaaaaatattccaaAGTATATGAATGAAATTGATTtgaaaaaacatttttttaaaatgaaaggaaaatatgattttaaaataacagatataaaaataatgaaaaggaaaaaaataataaaaaataaagagtCATACGAATCgagaaaaatatgttttatagGTTTCATAAGTAATATAGATtgtgaaaattttaaaaaatcatttaataatacatatattcaTACAAGTAAGATAATCATAGAAGATGCCTTTTCTccaatattatcaaaaaatagtaatacaTTTCAATTgaatgaaataaaacaatctgaaaaaacgaataaaaaagataaacaaaataacacagtaaaagttataaaaaatgatcaatttataaataaaatgacaacaataaaaaaaacaaaagcGGGTATGAATACAACCCGAAGCcatgttatatttatagaCAAGGATGCCGATCTCGAGAAAGTTAACGAATTAAATGGAGCTGAAAatggagaaaaaaaaaaaaaaaaaaaaaaaaaaaaaaaaagcaagAATGCTAACGAAAAAAGTGAAGCCATAAATGGAggtgaaaataataatattaacaatatGGATATGGAAGAGAATAAGCTCGAGGTAGAGGAAGAAAATGCCCTTGATTGGCTAAAAGGTATATCTAAAGATAAAGAAAACGGTAAAGCAAACAATAAAGGAAACCCTGAATTACTTGAAAGTGATGATACAGGAAATGAGAACGAAATAAGTTCCATGGAAAAAGTAAAACCATTATATTCCGAGCCAGAAGATATAGATGacaatgataatataaacacAGGGAaacttataatttttaatctTCCTCCTGTCGATGAACAGGATGTAAAAAGTTTATGTGAACGATATGGTCCAGTAATagatgtatatatatttaaaaatacaaaaaagggaagtaaatatatatgtttgaacgaaaaaaatgatcaAAAATCACGAGAAgacttttttataaaactgTTAAAGGAAAATAACGATAATGCTTCAAgtggaaataaaaagggtagtactaaaaaaatggcAAACTCTAATAATACgaaagaagaaaataaaaatgaaagtgaaaatgaaaatagtaagaacgaaaataatataaccAATATTGATCTCACAAATGTTAAAACGTATGCTTTTGTTAGTTTCGTTTTTCCAAGTTCTTGTgaaaaagcaaaaaataatttaaatgaaactATTTATAGAGGTAAAATATTAAGCGTAAAATATGCTCGTGAGAAAATAGATAATTCTGAgcatttagaaaaaaataaaaataatatatttattaaattatctAATGAATCTAAGacatcatataaaaaaattttggaaattcaaaaaaaaagaaattgcCAAAATGAAAGTATTTGGAATATTTTGTACACAGATATCAATTCAaacatttataatttttgtaaagAAACAAACTGTGATCCTCAATCTATATTAAACATAagagataaaaatatcgCAGTTAATGTCTCATTAACTGAaacttttataattaataaaatgaaagaatGGATAAGAAAGGAGGGAATTGCTTTAGAAGCGTTTGAgcaaatatacaaaaaggAAAATTCCAAACCGGAAAAcgatgaaaatgatgaaactGACAAagtgataaaatataaaagaagcGACGATACAATAattgttaaaaatttatcTATGCAtacaaatgaaaatgatataattaatttatttaagaAGCACggcattttaaaaaaaattagtttTTCTccttataaaaatatagctATATTACAATACGAACAACCGGAAAATGCAAAAAAGGCTCTTATATCAAATTCGTATATacgatataaaaaattgccTTTATATTTGGAATGGGCACCTATCAATTTGTTTGAacaaaatagtaaaaatacTGAAGGAACaatagaagaaaatgaaaattctaatgatatatcatatcaaaataatgcCAAACCATATGATAGCGAATCAAGTGATGAAGAAATTACTCACTCtagtatttatattaagaatataaatttcAACACAAAGGAAGaagattttaaaaaattatttgagaAATTAGATGGATTTATAACATGCAATATTGTAAAGAGCAAAAAAGtgataaaacaaaaacacaaagacaataaaaaagacaaagaaaatgataaaaataatgataatgagGGAACTGGTGATAAAACAGAGGAagaacataaatatatatcattagGATATGGATTTGCGGAATTTAAAAGTAAAGAACTAGCTATTGAagctataaaaaaattaacagcAACTAGATTAGATGGCCATGTTTTAGAATTAAGCTTATCTCATaatagaattaaaaaaaataaacaagcatataaaaataatgaagaaaaacaagtaattaaagataaaaaaaaaatcacaaaaaaattacttGTGAAAAATTTAGCTTTTCAAGTAACTAaagaagaattaaaaaaattattttctgcatttggtaatattaaaaatgttagaATACctaaaaatgcatataatagAAGTAGAGGGTATGGGTTTGTTGAATTTATGTCCAAAAACGAATGTCTTGCTGCCATAAACGCATTACAACATACCCATTTATATGGAAGGCATTTAATTATCGATTTTGCTAATGATTTGATATTTGATCAAAATGTAGACGAGTTTgataaaatgaaagaatCACAAAACAATCCCAACCAACAGGGTAAGGATGTCATAACCTCAGAACAGGCAAAAAGAAAGgtaatatatgaaaatgaaaaatctgaaaaaattagcgaatcaaaaaaaaggaaaattatAGGTAGGCTCgaaaatgtataatatgCATTATGGCCTCCGACCATTTTATTTGCAATCCTATTTGAATTAAATGTTTTATGTAGTGTATATAAACATTAAAAGCAAATgcgaaaataaattatgaagACACCAATTTTACCAAGGATACAAGAAAGACTATTAAAACTTTGGAGGCGATTTATTCCCaacaatattaattaatttgaAATGAGAAAGAATGAGAGataattttaacaaataaaaatatgagataaaaaaaaaatattttttgacaGTATCATTTAagcataaaaattatgaaaaataaattgaaaTCTATAAATAATGGGAAATTTCAAGGAATAACACTAAAAACAGCTAATTAATGTccatatacatatgcatttatatacatacatttatatatttttttttagctatagaattattatgtttaaTATGTTTCATCTACTTCtcattttaaatatatgaaattttcatattttgttatagtaatatttttagtgCTATTTCTTTcaaattttgtttaataaaaaaataacgaaaaaaatagccTTTCTacaaatacatatatttttttttatttatatgccTCAATTCGTTATGGGGATAATTTGTTGacaattttgtattttattttttttaaagtaaaaattttttcaaacatTTTTGAAATTTATAATGCTATTAAAATGTAGATCGAGCTTCgctcaaaaatataaaaataaattacccaatttatagaataaaattttctcCTTTTCATCACTTCATGATTGTAGTTTGTGTTGACTAaagcatttttttaattttatatcatttagCTATTTTTTGCATGTCATTTTTGATatgttataataaattacccaatgaatttatttgtattaatatCACGCCGTTTTATTAATTGTAGGTTATTTGGTACAATTTATTCGGGCTTGTTTGTttgattataaaaaaataagtctAAACATGTATTTATGTTAACATgtattttacatatttttgcGATATAATGACTTAACAAAAATTGTctgttattattaatacgtatattttattatacgCGTAGTTTTGGGCTACTTATATATTAGTGGTACAAtgtaaaagtatatataaatgttcATATACATACACACATGTATAATATGATGATTTAAGTAAAATTAGCATGCCCCATTcgaataataacaaaaaataaaatcacgccaacaataataataataataataagatttattatgaaatataaacTCCTATTGGTAATAGCATTAGGcgttttttcctttttatcCATTTCCaattgttatattataaaatacatTAACGTGAAAggtgaaaataattttttatttcataaagagaaaaaaaaaaaaaaaaaagtttatgtaaaaaatggTTGGCATAATAGCTCGAAAAATGATTGTagaaaagagaaaaaaacatcTCAAATTTTGAGCTCATTTATATCAAATCAAAATTCAGGTGATgacacaaaaaaaagtaaggaaataaaaaactatatctttaatattaatcctaattataatgaatatgATAGCAATAAGGATGAAGAAAAGGAGAAAAGTAAATTATCATCAATAtcaaaattgaaaaaaaatagtcaaacaattataaatgaaaaagaagacGATACTGAAacttctaaaaaaaatgatatgaAACAATGGAAAGACgattacaaaataaataattctatATCAAATGTATCtgatcataattatttaaacaaaataaatgagaataaaaatgttcATGTAAATAATCACTTCTCATGCA is from Plasmodium berghei ANKA genome assembly, chromosome: 14 and encodes:
- a CDS encoding multiple RNA-binding domain-containing protein 1, putative, with protein sequence MHLDTDQVNGNVGNIPDEGYSRNDSLVKSKNYKHESMHEKTRVIIKNIPKYMNEIDLKKHFFKMKGKYDFKITDIKIMKRKKIIKNKESYESRKICFIGFISNIDCENFKKSFNNTYIHTSKIIIEDAFSPILSKNSNTFQLNEIKQSEKTNKKDKQNNTVKVIKNDQFINKMTTIKKTKAGMNTTRSHVIFIDKDADLEKVNELNGAENGEKKKKKKKKKKSKNANEKSEAINGGENNNINNMDMEENKLEVEEENALDWLKGISKDKENGKANNKGNPELLESDDTGNENEISSMEKVKPLYSEPEDIDDNDNINTGKLIIFNLPPVDEQDVKSLCERYGPVIDVYIFKNTKKGSKYICLNEKNDQKSREDFFIKLLKENNDNASSGNKKGSTKKMANSNNTKEENKNESENENSKNENNITNIDLTNVKTYAFVSFVFPSSCEKAKNNLNETIYRGKILSVKYAREKIDNSEHLEKNKNNIFIKLSNESKTSYKKILEIQKKRNCQNESIWNILYTDINSNIYNFCKETNCDPQSILNIRDKNIAVNVSLTETFIINKMKEWIRKEGIALEAFEQIYKKENSKPENDENDETDKVIKYKRSDDTIIVKNLSMHTNENDIINLFKKHGILKKISFSPYKNIAILQYEQPENAKKALISNSYIRYKKLPLYLEWAPINLFEQNSKNTEGTIEENENSNDISYQNNAKPYDSESSDEEITHSSIYIKNINFNTKEEDFKKLFEKLDGFITCNIVKSKKVIKQKHKDNKKDKENDKNNDNEGTGDKTEEEHKYISLGYGFAEFKSKELAIEAIKKLTATRLDGHVLELSLSHNRIKKNKQAYKNNEEKQVIKDKKKITKKLLVKNLAFQVTKEELKKLFSAFGNIKNVRIPKNAYNRSRGYGFVEFMSKNECLAAINALQHTHLYGRHLIIDFANDLIFDQNVDEFDKMKESQNNPNQQGKDVITSEQAKRKVIYENEKSEKISESKKRKIIGRLENV